A region from the Thauera humireducens genome encodes:
- a CDS encoding cyclic nucleotide-binding/CBS domain-containing protein, whose protein sequence is MPSRPIHQILADRPFVCVPADMPVSAVTRLMNAQERSAALIVEHGVLTGIFTERDATFRVLAAGLDPETTTVGAVMTHNPQTLTEDRPFGHALHLMYENGVRHVPVVDASKRPLGVVTARDALALDALDFGAELVRREEITVIL, encoded by the coding sequence ATGCCCAGCCGTCCGATCCACCAGATCCTTGCCGACCGCCCCTTCGTCTGCGTACCGGCCGACATGCCGGTCAGTGCCGTCACCCGTCTCATGAACGCGCAGGAGCGCAGTGCCGCACTGATCGTCGAGCATGGTGTGCTGACCGGCATCTTCACCGAGCGCGATGCCACCTTCCGCGTGCTGGCCGCAGGTCTCGATCCCGAGACCACGACGGTCGGCGCCGTCATGACCCACAACCCGCAGACGCTGACCGAGGACAGGCCCTTCGGCCACGCCCTGCACCTGATGTACGAGAACGGTGTGCGCCACGTTCCGGTGGTGGATGCCAGCAAGCGTCCGCTCGGCGTCGTTACCGCGCGCGACGCCCTGGCGCTGGATGCGCTCGACTTTGGCGCCGAACTGGTGCGACGCGAGGAGATCACGGTCATCCTCTGA
- the asd gene encoding archaetidylserine decarboxylase (Phosphatidylserine decarboxylase is synthesized as a single chain precursor. Generation of the pyruvoyl active site from a Ser is coupled to cleavage of a Gly-Ser bond between the larger (beta) and smaller (alpha chains). It is an integral membrane protein.), translated as MSERLAVALQYALPKRLLTQFAGKLAGLRGGKATTAVIRWFIKRYGVNMDEAANSDPASYPTFNEFFTRPLREGVRPFAEADYLCPVDGAISQFGPIERDQIFQAKGHFYTTTTLIGGDRSLAAQFEDGEFATLYLSPRDYHRIHMPCDGRLTQMIYVPGELFSVNPATARGVPGLFARNERVVCVFEGAAGPFVMVLVGATIVGSMATTWHGVVNPPRQADIEKHAYAPGEVALRQGEEMGRFLLGSTVVMLFPKGTMRFASDWAAARPVRLGEAMGQRPPSA; from the coding sequence GTGTCCGAACGTCTAGCCGTCGCCCTGCAATACGCGCTTCCCAAGCGCCTGCTCACCCAGTTCGCCGGCAAGCTCGCCGGCCTGCGGGGCGGCAAAGCGACGACGGCAGTGATCCGCTGGTTCATCAAGCGCTATGGCGTGAACATGGACGAAGCGGCGAATTCCGATCCCGCCAGCTACCCGACCTTCAACGAATTCTTCACCCGCCCGCTGCGCGAAGGCGTACGGCCCTTCGCCGAGGCCGACTACCTGTGCCCGGTCGACGGCGCGATCAGCCAGTTCGGTCCGATCGAACGCGACCAGATCTTCCAGGCCAAGGGCCACTTCTACACCACCACCACGCTGATCGGCGGCGACCGCAGTCTGGCGGCGCAGTTCGAGGATGGCGAGTTCGCCACCCTCTACCTCAGCCCGCGCGACTACCACCGCATCCACATGCCCTGCGATGGCCGCCTGACGCAGATGATCTACGTGCCCGGCGAACTGTTCTCGGTGAACCCGGCCACCGCGCGTGGCGTGCCCGGCCTGTTCGCGCGCAACGAACGCGTGGTGTGCGTGTTCGAGGGGGCGGCCGGCCCCTTCGTGATGGTGCTGGTCGGCGCCACCATCGTCGGCAGCATGGCGACGACCTGGCATGGCGTGGTCAATCCGCCGCGCCAGGCCGACATCGAGAAGCACGCCTACGCGCCCGGCGAGGTCGCGTTGCGCCAGGGCGAGGAGATGGGGCGCTTCCTGCTCGGTTCCACCGTGGTGATGCTGTTCCCGAAGGGCACGATGCGTTTCGCGTCCGACTGGGCGGCGGCGCGTCCGGTGCGCCTGGGCGAGGCGATGGGGCAGCGTCCGCCGTCGGCCTGA
- a CDS encoding LysE/ArgO family amino acid transporter gives MSHVYFNGFLLTLGLIMAIGAQNAHVLRQGLRGEHVLLTVCVSALCDMLLITLGIAGLGSLFVASPDLMAAARYGGAAFLLWYGARALRSALRGGRAMDFAEHARMSRGQALLAAAGFSLLNPHAYLDTVVLLGSVGSQQAEDLRPLFAAGAITASVVWFVALGYGARLLVPLFARPIAWRVLDALVALMLWAIAASLLLA, from the coding sequence ATGAGCCACGTCTACTTCAATGGATTCCTGCTGACGCTGGGCCTGATCATGGCGATCGGGGCGCAGAACGCCCACGTGCTGCGCCAGGGCCTGCGCGGTGAGCATGTCCTGCTGACGGTGTGCGTGTCGGCGCTGTGCGACATGCTGCTGATCACGCTCGGCATTGCCGGCCTGGGCAGCCTGTTCGTTGCCAGCCCGGACCTGATGGCGGCAGCGCGCTATGGCGGCGCGGCCTTCCTGCTGTGGTACGGCGCACGTGCGCTGCGTTCGGCATTGCGTGGCGGCCGGGCGATGGATTTTGCCGAACACGCGCGCATGTCGCGCGGCCAGGCGCTGCTCGCGGCGGCCGGCTTCAGCCTGCTCAACCCGCATGCCTATCTGGACACGGTGGTGCTGCTGGGCTCGGTCGGTAGCCAGCAGGCCGAGGACCTGCGCCCGCTGTTCGCCGCGGGCGCGATCACGGCGTCGGTCGTGTGGTTCGTGGCGCTCGGCTATGGCGCCCGCCTGCTGGTGCCGCTGTTCGCCCGACCGATTGCATGGCGCGTGCTGGACGCCCTGGTGGCGCTGATGCTGTGGGCGATCGCTGCTTCGCTGCTGCTGGCCTGA
- a CDS encoding LysR family transcriptional regulator ArgP, whose product MIDHRLIAFEAVLQEGSFERAARRLALTQSAISQRVKLLEAELGQVLLVRSKPVRPTPAGRRLLPYLAQLRLMEAEARRALAPRQAHGPLRLAVGVNADSLATWFIGAVAEVVREEGLVLDCVVDDQDHTHALLADGEVLGCVSTRPDPIRGCTVERLGVMPYLCAGSPAFRARWFPHGLTRGALAKAPAIVFGRHDDMHDAFLRRHFGLDAGQYPHHVVPSSEGFMAFAVAGLGYGFIPEIQAREHLARGELVDLAPEREDVVLYWHHWQVQSPVMARLAKAIGEAAGRALEG is encoded by the coding sequence ATGATCGACCACCGCCTGATCGCCTTCGAGGCAGTCCTGCAGGAAGGCAGCTTCGAGCGCGCGGCGCGGCGGCTGGCGCTGACGCAATCGGCCATCTCGCAGCGTGTGAAGCTGCTCGAGGCCGAGCTTGGCCAGGTGCTGCTGGTGCGCAGCAAGCCGGTGCGGCCGACGCCGGCGGGTCGCCGCCTGCTGCCCTATCTGGCGCAGTTGCGCCTGATGGAGGCCGAGGCGCGCCGCGCGCTCGCCCCGCGTCAGGCGCACGGCCCGCTGCGGCTGGCGGTCGGGGTCAATGCCGATTCGCTGGCGACCTGGTTCATCGGCGCCGTGGCCGAGGTCGTGAGGGAGGAAGGCCTGGTGCTGGACTGCGTGGTCGACGACCAGGACCACACCCATGCGCTGCTGGCCGATGGCGAAGTGCTGGGCTGCGTGTCCACCCGCCCCGACCCGATCCGCGGCTGCACCGTCGAGCGCCTGGGCGTGATGCCCTACCTGTGCGCCGGCTCACCGGCCTTCCGTGCGCGCTGGTTTCCGCACGGTCTCACCCGCGGCGCGCTGGCGAAGGCGCCGGCCATCGTCTTCGGCCGCCACGACGACATGCACGACGCCTTCCTGCGCCGTCACTTCGGGTTGGACGCGGGCCAGTATCCGCACCACGTCGTGCCCTCGTCCGAGGGCTTCATGGCGTTCGCGGTCGCCGGGCTGGGCTACGGCTTCATTCCCGAGATCCAGGCGCGCGAACACCTGGCGCGCGGCGAACTGGTCGATCTGGCGCCGGAGCGCGAAGACGTGGTGCTGTACTGGCACCACTGGCAGGTGCAGTCGCCGGTGATGGCGCGGCTGGCAAAGGCCATCGGCGAGGCAGCAGGCCGGGCGCTCGAAGGCTGA
- a CDS encoding cobyrinate a,c-diamide synthase, protein MPEAKISSDPPISAVRCPALFIAAPASGQGKTTITAALARLHTRLGRRVRVFKCGPDFLDPQIHAVASGAPVHNVDLGMCGAEDIAWRLHAAARASDLILIEGVMGLYDGAPSGADIARRFGIPVMAVIDARAMAQTFGAVAYGLAHYQPGLPFAGVLANHVGSARHADMLRAALPDGMRWFGAVMRDADAALPERHLGLMQAEEIADLGERLDRLADHLQATGAAELPPAVEFPAVPAPVIPPLLAGRRVAVARDAAYGFIYPANLDTLQALGAELAFFSPLAGDTLPAACDAVWLPGGYPELHGETLAANTRFWHDLRAHVAAGRPLLAECGGLMSLLQSIVDKAGVEHAFGGLLPGRAVMQKRLAALGMQAVDLPEGRMTGHTFHYSRTETTLAPWLHAHGTDGSEGEAVYRLGSITASYVHFWFPSNPAAVAALFGVA, encoded by the coding sequence GTGCCCGAAGCGAAGATTTCGTCCGACCCGCCCATCAGTGCGGTGCGCTGCCCCGCGCTGTTCATCGCCGCGCCGGCGTCCGGCCAGGGCAAGACCACCATCACCGCCGCGCTTGCACGCCTGCACACCCGTCTCGGGCGCCGGGTGCGGGTCTTCAAGTGCGGGCCGGACTTTCTCGATCCGCAGATCCATGCGGTGGCGAGTGGCGCGCCGGTGCATAACGTCGACCTCGGCATGTGCGGGGCGGAGGACATCGCCTGGCGCCTGCACGCGGCCGCGCGCGCGTCCGACCTGATCCTGATCGAGGGGGTCATGGGCCTCTACGACGGTGCGCCCTCGGGTGCCGACATCGCGCGCCGTTTCGGCATCCCGGTGATGGCGGTGATCGATGCGCGGGCGATGGCGCAGACCTTCGGCGCCGTGGCTTACGGTCTCGCGCACTACCAGCCCGGCCTGCCGTTCGCCGGCGTTCTCGCCAACCACGTCGGCAGCGCACGCCATGCCGACATGCTGCGCGCCGCGCTGCCGGACGGCATGCGCTGGTTCGGCGCGGTGATGCGCGATGCCGACGCTGCGCTGCCCGAGCGCCACCTGGGCCTGATGCAGGCCGAGGAGATCGCCGACCTGGGCGAGCGCCTCGACCGTCTGGCCGACCATCTCCAGGCCACCGGGGCGGCCGAACTGCCGCCCGCGGTCGAGTTTCCGGCCGTGCCGGCGCCCGTCATTCCGCCGCTGCTGGCCGGCAGGCGGGTCGCGGTCGCGCGCGATGCGGCCTACGGCTTCATCTACCCGGCCAACCTCGACACGCTGCAGGCGCTGGGTGCCGAGCTCGCCTTCTTCTCGCCGCTGGCCGGTGACACCCTGCCTGCAGCTTGCGACGCGGTGTGGCTGCCGGGCGGCTACCCCGAACTCCACGGCGAAACGCTGGCCGCGAACACGCGCTTCTGGCACGACCTTCGCGCGCATGTCGCTGCGGGCAGGCCGCTGCTGGCCGAGTGCGGCGGGCTGATGAGCCTGCTGCAGAGCATCGTCGACAAGGCGGGTGTCGAGCACGCCTTCGGCGGCCTGCTGCCCGGCCGCGCGGTGATGCAGAAGCGGCTCGCCGCACTGGGCATGCAGGCGGTCGACCTGCCGGAAGGGCGGATGACCGGCCACACCTTCCACTACTCCAGGACCGAGACGACCCTCGCGCCCTGGCTGCATGCGCACGGCACCGACGGCAGCGAGGGCGAGGCGGTGTATCGCCTCGGGTCGATCACCGCGTCCTACGTGCATTTCTGGTTTCCGTCGAACCCGGCGGCGGTGGCCGCGCTGTTCGGCGTCGCCTGA
- the cobA gene encoding uroporphyrinogen-III C-methyltransferase, which translates to MSLPDLSVFRPGPLPGHVYLVGAGPGDPELLTLRGARLVAGADVVVFDNLVAPAIIDLAPAAAERIYVGKKAADHALPQDEINALLVRLAQAGKRVVRLKGGDPFIFGRGGEEMEDLLEAGITVEVVPGVTAAAGVAAYAGIPLTHRDHAQSVVFTTGFLKDGGLDLDWSLLAHRGQTLVIYMGISRLAEICAQLVAHGLPATTPAAVIERGTTHAQRVAKGDLATLVDEVRRQGIRPPALTVVGDVVSLYPRLTWFQPGEPPPSSPLPHAGCAVVHSNNKD; encoded by the coding sequence ATGAGCCTGCCCGATCTGTCCGTCTTCCGTCCCGGGCCGCTGCCCGGCCATGTCTATCTGGTCGGTGCCGGGCCGGGCGATCCTGAATTGCTGACGCTGCGCGGTGCGCGGCTGGTGGCGGGCGCGGACGTGGTGGTGTTCGACAACCTCGTCGCGCCCGCCATCATCGACCTGGCGCCCGCCGCGGCCGAGCGCATCTACGTCGGCAAGAAGGCGGCCGACCATGCGCTGCCGCAGGACGAGATCAACGCGCTGCTGGTGCGCCTGGCGCAGGCGGGCAAGCGCGTGGTGCGGCTCAAGGGCGGCGATCCCTTCATCTTCGGCCGTGGCGGCGAGGAGATGGAGGACCTGCTCGAGGCCGGCATTACCGTCGAGGTGGTGCCGGGCGTGACCGCGGCGGCGGGCGTGGCAGCGTATGCCGGCATTCCGCTCACGCACCGCGATCATGCGCAGTCGGTGGTGTTCACCACCGGCTTCCTGAAGGACGGCGGGCTCGATCTCGACTGGTCGCTGCTCGCCCACCGCGGCCAGACGCTCGTCATCTACATGGGCATCTCGCGTCTGGCGGAAATCTGTGCCCAGCTCGTTGCCCACGGCCTGCCGGCGACGACGCCGGCGGCGGTCATCGAGCGCGGCACGACGCACGCGCAGCGCGTGGCGAAGGGCGATCTCGCCACGCTGGTCGACGAGGTCCGGCGCCAGGGTATCCGTCCCCCCGCGCTGACCGTGGTGGGCGACGTCGTCAGCCTGTATCCGCGCCTGACCTGGTTCCAGCCCGGCGAACCACCTCCGTCCTCGCCGCTGCCGCATGCCGGCTGTGCGGTCGTGCATTCGAACAACAAGGATTGA
- the cobO gene encoding cob(I)yrinic acid a,c-diamide adenosyltransferase — protein sequence MSEQDRDSRHNERMARKKAVVDEKIATAQAERGVLLVNTGNGKGKSSAGFGLVARALGHGMKVGVVQFIKGRSDTGEEAFFRNQPGVSWHVMGEGFTWETQDRARDVATAEAAWDVARGLLQDPSIGLVVLDELNIALKYRYLEADTVVADLLARPTLQHVVVTGRGAPPELVEAADTVTDMTPVKHAFAAGIKAMPGMEW from the coding sequence ATGAGCGAACAGGATCGCGACAGCCGCCACAACGAACGCATGGCGCGCAAGAAGGCGGTGGTGGACGAGAAGATCGCCACCGCCCAGGCCGAACGCGGCGTGCTGCTGGTCAACACCGGCAACGGCAAGGGCAAGTCCAGCGCCGGCTTCGGCCTGGTGGCGCGCGCGCTCGGCCACGGCATGAAGGTCGGCGTGGTGCAGTTCATCAAGGGCCGCTCGGACACCGGCGAGGAGGCCTTCTTCCGCAATCAGCCGGGCGTGAGCTGGCATGTGATGGGCGAGGGCTTCACCTGGGAAACCCAGGACCGCGCCCGCGACGTCGCCACCGCCGAAGCGGCCTGGGATGTCGCGCGCGGCCTGCTGCAGGACCCGTCGATCGGACTGGTGGTGCTGGACGAGCTCAACATCGCGCTCAAGTACCGCTATCTTGAAGCCGACACCGTCGTTGCCGACCTGCTGGCGCGGCCGACGCTGCAGCACGTCGTCGTCACCGGCCGCGGCGCCCCGCCCGAACTGGTCGAGGCCGCCGACACCGTTACCGACATGACGCCGGTTAAGCACGCCTTTGCCGCGGGTATCAAGGCGATGCCCGGCATGGAGTGGTGA
- a CDS encoding ABC transporter substrate-binding protein codes for MKHTLRHLLGGLLLVLALPAAADCPRIVSQSPYITQALDWLGRGDCIVGVSRYDKRDLPRTGGVKDPDVGAIAALNPDLVVISKGSDPAQLDMLEPEARILQVDGFDSMAQTEAMLARLAEAAGVADGKAKVAAYAREWRARAAAVKGGGKRVLVISACSAQPYSFGRGHVVGDAFAHAGFEVVETAERIRHLRPGEEIPGIVAAVERFKPELLFSLTPENAETCSAELGLVSVPVVGLEGRHFFNPGPALLTGLAQLAEHTQQ; via the coding sequence ATGAAGCACACGCTTCGCCACCTTCTGGGTGGCCTGTTGCTGGTTCTTGCCCTGCCCGCGGCTGCGGACTGTCCGCGCATCGTCAGCCAGTCGCCCTACATCACCCAGGCGCTCGACTGGCTTGGCCGCGGCGACTGCATCGTCGGGGTGTCGCGCTACGACAAGCGCGACCTGCCGCGCACCGGCGGGGTCAAGGACCCGGATGTCGGCGCCATCGCCGCGCTGAATCCCGACCTGGTCGTCATCTCGAAGGGCTCCGATCCGGCCCAGCTCGACATGCTGGAGCCCGAGGCGCGCATCCTGCAGGTCGACGGCTTCGATTCGATGGCCCAGACCGAGGCGATGCTCGCCCGCTTGGCCGAGGCGGCCGGCGTGGCCGACGGCAAGGCGAAGGTCGCAGCCTATGCCCGCGAGTGGCGCGCCCGTGCGGCGGCGGTGAAGGGGGGCGGCAAGCGCGTGCTGGTGATCTCGGCCTGCTCGGCCCAACCATATTCCTTCGGCCGCGGCCATGTGGTGGGCGACGCCTTCGCCCACGCCGGCTTCGAGGTGGTGGAGACGGCCGAGCGCATCCGCCACCTGCGGCCCGGCGAGGAGATCCCGGGCATCGTTGCCGCGGTCGAACGCTTCAAGCCCGAGCTGCTGTTCTCGCTCACCCCCGAGAACGCCGAGACCTGCAGTGCCGAACTCGGCCTGGTGTCGGTGCCCGTCGTCGGCCTCGAAGGGCGGCACTTCTTCAACCCCGGCCCGGCGCTGCTCACCGGCCTGGCCCAACTCGCGGAGCACACCCAGCAATGA
- a CDS encoding ABC transporter ATP-binding protein codes for MSASRTDAVPLLEAERLALQVGERWLCCEFSLSLAPGECLALLGPNGAGKTTLLHTLAGLREPSVGQVRLGGLPYAAWSALEAARFRGLLPQQQPDHFGASVLETVLIGRHPHLGRWGWETTEDEAIARRALADVGLQGFETRDVLTLSGGERQRVAIATLLAQSPQLFLLDEPLNHLDLHYQIATLELFRSIVRGGDTRHGVVMVLHDINLAARYADHIILLDGRGGVKAGDRDSVLRADLLSQAFGHPLRRFESEGRVLFLPD; via the coding sequence GTGAGCGCGTCGCGTACCGATGCGGTGCCGCTGCTGGAGGCCGAGCGCCTCGCCCTGCAGGTGGGCGAGCGCTGGCTGTGCTGCGAGTTCAGCCTGAGCCTGGCACCGGGCGAATGCCTTGCCCTGCTGGGCCCCAATGGTGCGGGCAAGACCACCTTGCTGCACACCCTGGCCGGCCTGCGCGAGCCCTCGGTGGGGCAGGTGAGGCTGGGCGGTCTGCCCTACGCCGCCTGGTCGGCGCTGGAGGCGGCGCGCTTCCGCGGCCTGTTGCCGCAACAACAGCCCGATCACTTTGGCGCCAGCGTGCTGGAAACGGTCCTGATCGGCCGTCACCCTCATCTGGGCCGCTGGGGCTGGGAGACGACCGAGGACGAGGCGATCGCCCGCCGGGCCTTGGCCGATGTCGGTTTGCAGGGGTTCGAGACGCGCGACGTGCTGACGCTGTCCGGCGGCGAGCGCCAGCGCGTCGCCATCGCCACCTTGCTGGCACAGTCGCCGCAGCTCTTCCTGCTCGACGAACCGCTCAACCATCTCGACCTGCATTACCAGATCGCCACGCTCGAGCTCTTTCGCAGCATCGTCCGTGGCGGCGACACACGGCACGGCGTCGTCATGGTCCTGCACGACATCAATCTCGCCGCCCGCTACGCCGACCACATCATCCTGCTCGACGGCCGCGGCGGGGTGAAAGCGGGTGATCGCGACAGCGTGCTGCGTGCAGACCTGCTGAGCCAGGCCTTCGGCCATCCCTTGCGCCGCTTCGAGAGCGAAGGGCGCGTCCTGTTCCTTCCCGATTGA
- a CDS encoding FecCD family ABC transporter permease, which translates to MLPGRHHPMLLALSLLSAAALALLWALVAGDMPIGLSEVFAALTGSEGMAADIVRELRLPRAFAAFVCGGLLATAGALMQVLLRNPLADPYILGISGGAAVGALVALTLGAASIWVDTLAFGGALAAMLLVFGLAHGDGSWTQTRLLLTGVIVAAGCGAAVTLMLALAPDTRVQSMLFWLMGDASGAARPWPGLVVLVLGLAAVMPFARDLNVLARGELNARALGVSVRKLRMGLYVLASLLTATAVTLVGSVGFVGLIIPHLVRLVLGNDQRVLIPAAALAGGTLLTLADTAARTVIAPQQLPVGVLTALIGVPVFLFLLARHPR; encoded by the coding sequence ATGCTGCCCGGCCGCCACCATCCCATGCTGCTCGCCCTCAGCCTGCTGTCGGCGGCGGCGCTTGCACTGCTATGGGCGCTGGTGGCCGGTGACATGCCAATCGGCCTGTCCGAAGTATTCGCTGCCTTGACCGGCAGTGAGGGCATGGCGGCGGACATCGTGCGCGAGCTGCGCCTGCCCCGCGCCTTCGCCGCCTTCGTCTGCGGCGGCCTGCTCGCCACGGCGGGTGCGCTGATGCAGGTGCTGCTGCGCAACCCACTGGCCGATCCCTACATCCTGGGCATCTCCGGTGGTGCGGCGGTGGGGGCGCTGGTGGCGCTCACGCTCGGCGCGGCCTCGATCTGGGTCGATACGCTGGCTTTCGGTGGCGCGCTCGCCGCGATGCTGCTGGTGTTCGGCCTGGCGCATGGCGACGGCAGCTGGACGCAGACGCGGCTGCTGCTGACCGGGGTCATCGTCGCCGCCGGATGCGGCGCGGCGGTGACGCTGATGCTGGCGCTGGCGCCCGATACCCGGGTGCAGTCGATGCTGTTCTGGCTGATGGGCGATGCCAGTGGCGCGGCGCGGCCCTGGCCTGGGCTGGTGGTGCTGGTGCTGGGGCTGGCCGCGGTGATGCCCTTCGCGCGCGACCTGAACGTGCTCGCGCGCGGCGAGCTGAACGCGCGTGCGCTGGGTGTGAGCGTGCGCAAGCTGCGCATGGGCCTGTACGTGCTGGCCTCGTTGCTGACCGCGACCGCGGTGACGCTGGTGGGCTCGGTGGGCTTCGTCGGCCTCATCATTCCGCACCTCGTGCGGCTGGTGCTGGGCAACGACCAGCGCGTGCTCATCCCCGCCGCCGCACTGGCCGGCGGCACCCTGCTGACGCTGGCCGACACCGCGGCGCGCACCGTGATCGCGCCGCAGCAACTGCCGGTCGGCGTGCTCACCGCGCTGATCGGCGTGCCGGTGTTCCTGTTCCTGCTCGCGAGGCACCCGCGGTGA
- a CDS encoding TonB-dependent receptor domain-containing protein — protein sequence MKIRLSALVSACALAYPFVPAQADDAQLGHVVVTATRQPITADEALASVDVIDRDEIARAGNATLVQLLSSRPGVQVASNGGPGSSSSVYLRGANSGHTLLLIDGVRVGSATSGSPTLENLPLELIDRIEILRGPASALYGSDAIGGVIQVFTRKGREGFQPSVRAGVGTDGARTLGATLAGGVERLRYNVSAGSERSDGIDAKPKSTRGSDPDDDGFRNEYFSGSVSLGFRDADEIGLTVLHSDMRNWYDNAKVFNSYLDKRTDSLGLHMRNQITADWTSTLRFGYGADESHNYSDRNAKSTFETAQRQFTWQHDIALGVGSLLAAYEYLEQEVDSTADYDKTQRHTNSVLLGWSGQFDRHHLQVNARHDEDSQFGSKTTGALAYGYRLTPEWRARASIGTAFKAPTFNDLYFPFSGNPNLKPEEALNREAGLVWERGGTSLSATYFNNRIKNLIAWAPVNPADPMGDWAPANVAEASIQGVELAASTMLWDYRVRASIDFLDTEDEETGDELGRRARIGGSLGIERATGPWTWGMEWNAQGRRYDRIPNNAANRMGGYGLLNAYVHYALAPDWSVEVRANNLLDKDYELAQNYGTQEANAFVAVRYAMH from the coding sequence ATGAAGATCCGCCTTTCCGCGCTGGTTTCCGCGTGCGCGCTCGCTTACCCGTTCGTCCCGGCCCAGGCCGACGATGCCCAGCTTGGCCACGTCGTGGTCACCGCCACCCGCCAGCCCATCACGGCCGATGAGGCGCTTGCCAGCGTCGACGTGATCGACCGCGACGAGATCGCCCGTGCCGGCAATGCCACGCTGGTGCAACTGCTGTCCAGCCGTCCCGGCGTACAGGTGGCGAGCAATGGCGGTCCGGGCTCGAGCAGCAGCGTGTACCTCCGCGGCGCCAACTCGGGGCACACCCTGCTCCTGATCGATGGCGTGCGCGTGGGGTCGGCGACCAGCGGCTCGCCCACGCTCGAGAACCTTCCGCTCGAGCTGATCGACCGCATCGAGATCCTGCGCGGCCCGGCGAGCGCGCTCTACGGTTCCGATGCGATCGGCGGCGTGATCCAGGTGTTCACGCGCAAGGGACGCGAGGGTTTCCAGCCCAGCGTGCGTGCCGGCGTCGGCACCGATGGTGCGCGCACGCTGGGTGCGACGCTGGCGGGCGGGGTCGAGCGGCTGCGCTACAACGTGTCCGCCGGCAGCGAACGCAGTGACGGCATCGATGCCAAGCCGAAGTCGACGCGCGGCAGCGATCCCGACGACGACGGTTTCCGCAACGAGTACTTCAGCGGCTCGGTGTCGCTCGGTTTCCGCGACGCCGACGAGATCGGCCTGACCGTGCTGCATTCGGACATGCGCAACTGGTACGACAACGCCAAGGTGTTCAACTCGTATCTGGACAAGCGCACCGACTCGCTGGGGCTGCACATGCGCAACCAGATCACCGCCGACTGGACCAGCACCTTGCGCTTCGGCTACGGCGCGGACGAGTCGCACAACTATTCTGATCGTAACGCCAAATCCACGTTCGAGACCGCGCAGCGCCAGTTCACCTGGCAGCACGACATCGCCCTGGGCGTCGGCTCGCTGCTGGCCGCCTACGAGTATCTCGAGCAGGAAGTCGATTCGACGGCCGACTATGACAAGACCCAGCGGCACACCAATTCGGTGCTGCTCGGCTGGAGCGGACAGTTCGATCGCCATCACCTGCAGGTCAACGCCCGCCATGACGAGGATTCGCAGTTCGGCAGCAAGACCACCGGTGCGCTGGCCTACGGCTATCGGCTGACGCCGGAGTGGCGCGCGCGTGCCAGCATCGGCACGGCGTTCAAGGCGCCCACGTTCAACGACCTCTACTTTCCGTTCAGCGGCAACCCGAACCTGAAGCCCGAGGAGGCGCTGAACCGCGAGGCCGGCCTGGTGTGGGAGCGCGGCGGCACCAGCCTCAGCGCGACCTACTTCAACAACCGCATCAAGAACCTGATCGCGTGGGCGCCGGTGAACCCGGCCGATCCGATGGGCGACTGGGCGCCGGCCAACGTGGCGGAGGCCTCGATCCAGGGCGTCGAGCTGGCTGCCAGCACGATGCTGTGGGATTACCGCGTGCGGGCCAGCATCGACTTCCTCGACACGGAAGACGAGGAAACCGGCGATGAGCTCGGCCGTCGTGCGCGCATCGGCGGTTCGCTCGGCATCGAGCGCGCCACCGGGCCGTGGACCTGGGGGATGGAGTGGAACGCGCAGGGGCGGCGGTATGATCGAATCCCGAACAACGCGGCCAACCGCATGGGCGGCTACGGCCTGCTGAACGCCTACGTGCATTACGCGCTGGCGCCGGACTGGAGCGTGGAAGTGCGCGCCAACAACCTTCTCGACAAGGACTACGAGCTTGCCCAGAACTACGGCACCCAGGAGGCCAACGCCTTCGTGGCCGTGCGTTACGCGATGCACTAA